A stretch of Saccharothrix texasensis DNA encodes these proteins:
- the gyrB gene encoding DNA topoisomerase (ATP-hydrolyzing) subunit B, translating to MAAKKNEYNASSITVLEGLEAVRKRPGMYIGSTGERGLHHLIQEVVDNSVDEAMAGYATVVDVTLLANGGVRVIDDGRGIPVGMHPVEKRPTLEVVLTKLHAGGKFDSDSYAVSGGLHGVGISVVNALSTAVDVEVKTEGFTWNQRFENTKPAHDLTKGEPTDETGTAITFWADPTIFETTDYNIETISRRLQEMAFLNKGLTIILRDERVQAGDEEADAEGHVAAVRERTFHYPGGLEDFVRHINHTREAVHQKVVSFEAKGEDLEVEVAMQWNTGYTPSVYTFANTINTHEGGTHEEGFRAALTRVVNEYAREKKLLKEKDSNLTGDDIREGLAAIVSVKLKEPQFEGQTKTKLGNSEAKSFVQKSTNEHLADWFERHPNETRTIVTKAVSSAQARIAARKARELVRRKGALDIGGLPGKLKDCRSTNPEDCEIYVVEGDSAGGSAKEGRDSMFQAILPIRGKIINVEKARIDRVLKNNEVQSLITAFGTGIHEDFDLSKLRYHKIVLMADADVDGQHIRTLLLTLLFRFMRPLIEHGHVYLANPPLYKIKWQRAEPEYAYSDRERDGIIQAGLAAGKKIGKDDNIQRYKGLGEMNSSELWETTMDPANRVLTQVTMDDAATADELFSVLMGEDVEARRAFITRNAKGVRFLDV from the coding sequence GTGGCAGCCAAGAAGAATGAGTACAACGCGTCCTCGATCACCGTCCTGGAAGGTCTGGAAGCGGTCCGCAAGCGGCCAGGCATGTACATCGGTTCCACCGGCGAGCGCGGTCTGCACCACCTGATCCAGGAGGTCGTGGACAACTCGGTCGACGAGGCCATGGCCGGCTACGCGACGGTGGTGGACGTGACGCTGCTGGCCAACGGGGGCGTCCGGGTCATCGACGACGGCCGCGGCATCCCGGTCGGCATGCACCCGGTCGAGAAGCGGCCCACGCTGGAAGTGGTGCTGACCAAGCTGCACGCGGGCGGCAAGTTCGACAGCGACTCCTACGCGGTGTCCGGCGGTCTGCACGGCGTCGGCATCTCGGTGGTGAACGCGCTGTCGACCGCCGTCGACGTCGAGGTCAAGACCGAGGGTTTCACGTGGAACCAGCGGTTCGAGAACACGAAGCCGGCCCACGACCTGACCAAGGGCGAGCCGACCGACGAGACCGGCACGGCCATCACGTTCTGGGCCGACCCGACGATCTTCGAGACCACCGACTACAACATCGAGACGATCTCCCGCCGCCTGCAGGAGATGGCGTTCCTCAACAAGGGTCTGACGATCATCCTGCGCGACGAGCGCGTCCAGGCGGGTGACGAGGAGGCCGACGCCGAGGGTCACGTCGCGGCCGTGCGCGAGCGCACGTTCCACTACCCCGGCGGCCTGGAGGACTTCGTCCGCCACATCAACCACACCCGCGAGGCCGTGCACCAGAAGGTCGTCTCCTTCGAGGCCAAGGGCGAGGACCTCGAGGTCGAGGTGGCGATGCAGTGGAACACCGGCTACACGCCGTCGGTGTACACGTTCGCCAACACGATCAACACCCACGAGGGCGGCACGCACGAGGAGGGCTTCCGCGCCGCGCTGACCCGCGTGGTCAACGAGTACGCGCGCGAGAAGAAGCTGCTCAAGGAGAAGGACTCCAACCTCACCGGCGACGACATCCGCGAGGGCCTGGCCGCGATCGTCTCGGTCAAGCTGAAGGAACCTCAGTTCGAGGGCCAGACGAAGACCAAGCTGGGCAACAGCGAGGCCAAGTCGTTCGTGCAGAAGTCGACGAACGAGCACCTGGCCGACTGGTTCGAGCGCCACCCGAACGAGACGCGGACCATCGTCACCAAGGCGGTGTCGTCGGCGCAGGCCCGCATCGCCGCCCGCAAGGCGCGCGAGCTCGTCCGCCGCAAGGGCGCCCTCGACATCGGCGGCCTGCCCGGCAAGCTCAAGGACTGCCGCTCCACCAACCCCGAGGACTGCGAGATCTACGTCGTGGAGGGCGACTCGGCGGGCGGCTCGGCCAAGGAGGGCCGCGACTCCATGTTCCAGGCGATCCTGCCGATCCGCGGCAAGATCATCAACGTGGAGAAGGCGCGCATCGACCGCGTGCTGAAGAACAACGAGGTCCAGTCGCTGATCACCGCGTTCGGCACGGGCATCCACGAGGACTTCGACCTCTCCAAGCTGCGCTACCACAAGATCGTGCTGATGGCCGACGCCGACGTGGACGGCCAGCACATCCGGACGCTGCTGCTGACCCTGCTGTTCCGCTTCATGCGGCCGCTGATCGAGCACGGTCACGTGTACCTGGCGAACCCGCCGCTCTACAAGATCAAGTGGCAGCGCGCCGAGCCGGAGTACGCCTACTCCGACCGCGAGCGGGACGGCATCATCCAGGCCGGCCTCGCCGCGGGCAAGAAGATCGGCAAGGACGACAACATCCAGCGCTACAA
- a CDS encoding DciA family protein: protein MRGSDLARAALEAARASAKERGVRGVRKGAAGATGRRRRRRWSGPGPDDRDPQPLGRLASRMAADRGWVERLAGGQVFARWPKLVGEDVAEHAKPVALSDGELTVQADSTAWATQLRLLQRDLLKRIAAGVGHGVVKQLKVQGPAAPSWRYGPRHAPGRGPRDTYG, encoded by the coding sequence CTGCGGGGTTCGGACCTCGCCCGAGCCGCTCTGGAGGCCGCCCGCGCCTCCGCCAAGGAGCGCGGCGTGCGGGGTGTCCGCAAGGGTGCGGCGGGCGCGACCGGCCGTCGTCGGCGTCGCCGCTGGTCCGGTCCCGGCCCCGACGACCGCGACCCGCAGCCGCTCGGCAGGCTCGCGTCGAGGATGGCCGCCGACCGCGGCTGGGTCGAGCGGCTGGCGGGTGGCCAGGTGTTCGCCCGGTGGCCGAAGCTGGTCGGCGAGGACGTGGCCGAGCACGCGAAGCCGGTAGCGCTCAGTGACGGCGAGTTGACCGTCCAGGCCGACTCCACGGCGTGGGCCACGCAGCTGCGGCTGCTCCAGCGCGACCTGCTCAAGCGGATCGCGGCGGGCGTCGGGCACGGCGTGGTGAAGCAGCTGAAGGTGCAGGGTCCGGCGGCGCCCAGCTGGCGCTACGGCCCCAGGCACGCTCCGGGCCGCGGACCACGTGACACCTACGGGTGA
- the recF gene encoding DNA replication/repair protein RecF (All proteins in this family for which functions are known are DNA-binding proteins that assist the filamentation of RecA onto DNA for the initiation of recombination or recombinational repair.), with the protein MYVRHLQVTDFRSWEHADLAFEPGVSVLVGRNGQGKTNLVEALGYVATLGSHRVATDAPLIRHGASRAVVRTAVVNEGRELLVELEITPGKANRARINRGPVPRPRDVLGILRTVLFAPEDLALVRGDPGERRRFLDELLTTRAPRYAGVRSDYERVLKQRGALLKSVRAARNADISTLDVWDGHLARHGAELLAARLDLVADIAPHVAAAYAEVAPESRPARIAYRSSLGDAFPGPAGSAGGGSHDRDVLEDALLAELHRVRAQEVERGVCLVGPHRDDLDLALGDLPAKGYASHGESWSFALALRLGGYELLRVEGAEPVLVLDDVFAELDRGRRRQLAKVAAGAEQVFITAAVAEDVPEELDGLRFDVRHGEVHRA; encoded by the coding sequence TTGTACGTCCGGCACCTGCAAGTCACGGACTTCAGGTCGTGGGAGCACGCGGACCTGGCGTTCGAGCCGGGCGTGAGCGTGCTGGTGGGGCGCAACGGCCAGGGCAAGACGAACCTGGTCGAGGCGCTGGGGTACGTGGCCACCCTCGGGTCGCACCGGGTGGCCACGGACGCGCCGCTGATCCGGCACGGCGCCTCGCGCGCGGTGGTCCGCACGGCCGTGGTCAACGAGGGGCGCGAGCTGCTGGTCGAGCTGGAGATCACGCCGGGCAAGGCGAACCGGGCGCGGATCAACCGCGGCCCGGTCCCGCGCCCGCGCGACGTGCTCGGCATCCTGCGCACGGTGCTGTTCGCGCCGGAGGACCTGGCGCTGGTGCGCGGCGACCCCGGTGAACGCCGGCGGTTCCTCGACGAGCTGCTGACGACGCGGGCCCCGAGGTACGCCGGGGTGCGCAGCGACTACGAACGCGTGCTCAAGCAGCGGGGCGCGTTGCTCAAGAGCGTGCGCGCCGCGCGCAACGCCGACATCAGCACGCTCGACGTGTGGGACGGGCACCTGGCCCGGCACGGCGCGGAGCTGCTGGCCGCGCGGCTGGACCTGGTCGCGGACATCGCGCCGCACGTGGCCGCGGCGTACGCGGAGGTGGCGCCGGAGTCGCGGCCCGCGCGGATCGCGTACCGGTCGAGCCTCGGCGACGCGTTCCCGGGGCCGGCCGGCTCCGCCGGCGGCGGGTCGCACGACCGGGACGTGCTGGAGGACGCGTTGCTCGCCGAGCTGCACCGGGTGCGCGCGCAGGAGGTCGAGCGGGGCGTGTGCCTGGTCGGGCCGCACCGCGACGACCTCGACCTGGCGCTCGGCGACCTGCCCGCGAAGGGCTACGCCAGTCACGGAGAGTCATGGTCCTTCGCGTTGGCCCTGCGGCTCGGCGGGTACGAGCTGCTGCGTGTCGAGGGGGCCGAACCGGTCCTCGTGCTGGACGATGTGTTCGCCGAACTGGACCGCGGCAGGCGTCGCCAGTTGGCGAAGGTGGCCGCCGGCGCGGAGCAGGTCTTCATCACGGCGGCGGTCGCGGAGGACGTGCCCGAGGAGCTGGACGGGCTGCGGTTCGACGTTCGCCACGGGGAGGTGCACCGTGCCTGA
- the gnd gene encoding phosphogluconate dehydrogenase (NAD(+)-dependent, decarboxylating), producing MQLGLVGLGKMGFNMRERIRRAGHEVVGYDRNPEVSDADSLADMVGKLSAPRLVWVMVPAGDITRQTIAELGDLLEPGDLVIDGGNSRFTDDEINAKALGDKGVGYLDAGVSGGVWGLENGYGLMVGGDVEHVEHAMPIFDALRPEGPREEGFAHAGRVGAGHFAKMVHNGIEYGLMQAYAEGFELLEASELVDDVPATIKAWQRGTVVRSWLLDLLVRALESDPELDDLRGHVEDSGEGRWTVEEAIKHAVPAPVISAALFARFASRQDDSPAMRAVAALRNQFGGHAVQTAGPSSGSGSTQS from the coding sequence GTGCAGCTCGGACTCGTCGGCCTCGGCAAGATGGGCTTCAACATGCGCGAGCGGATCCGCCGCGCGGGGCACGAGGTGGTCGGCTACGACCGCAACCCCGAAGTCTCCGACGCCGACTCGCTCGCCGACATGGTCGGCAAGCTCTCCGCACCGCGCCTGGTGTGGGTGATGGTGCCCGCCGGTGACATCACCCGCCAGACGATCGCCGAGCTCGGCGACCTGCTCGAACCGGGCGACCTGGTGATCGACGGCGGCAACTCGCGCTTCACCGACGACGAGATCAACGCCAAGGCGCTGGGCGACAAGGGCGTCGGCTACCTGGACGCCGGCGTGTCCGGCGGCGTGTGGGGCCTGGAGAACGGCTACGGCCTGATGGTCGGCGGCGACGTCGAGCACGTCGAGCACGCCATGCCGATCTTCGACGCGCTGCGCCCGGAGGGGCCGCGCGAGGAGGGCTTCGCGCACGCGGGCCGCGTCGGCGCCGGCCACTTCGCGAAGATGGTCCACAACGGCATCGAGTACGGCCTCATGCAGGCCTACGCCGAGGGCTTCGAGCTGCTCGAGGCCTCCGAGCTGGTGGACGACGTGCCGGCCACGATCAAGGCGTGGCAGCGCGGCACGGTGGTCCGCTCGTGGCTGCTGGACCTGCTGGTCCGCGCGCTGGAGTCGGACCCGGAGCTGGACGACCTGCGCGGCCACGTCGAGGACTCCGGCGAGGGCCGGTGGACCGTCGAGGAGGCGATCAAGCACGCGGTGCCCGCGCCGGTGATCTCCGCCGCGCTGTTCGCCCGGTTCGCGTCCCGGCAGGACGACTCGCCGGCCATGCGCGCGGTCGCGGCGCTGCGCAACCAGTTCGGCGGCCACGCCGTGCAGACCGCGGGTCCTTCGTCCGGTTCCGGCTCGACCCAGAGCTGA
- the dnaN gene encoding DNA polymerase III subunit beta: MKIRVERDGLADAVAWVARSLPSRPPVAVLGGILLDAGAEDGSGEALTVSGFDYEVSAQCGVPATIADGGKALVSGRLLADITKALPNHPVEIAVDGSRMTISCGSARFSLPTMPVEDYPQLPSMPQLAGELPGELFAEAVTQVAVAAGKDDTLPMLTGVRLEIGEGKVTLVATDRFRLAMREFPWEPNESLGEVAVLVPAKTLNDSAKTLGASGAKVELSLAANDGLLGLSGTGRRTTTRLLDADFPKYRQLLPTEHSAAAIIEVDALVQAIKRVSLVAERGTQVRLEFVDSGLRLSAGGDDEGSAEEELPVDYTGDAVTIAFNPTYLLEGLQAVRTPRAHLSFTTPSRPALLKPVDEDGNVAPGYLYLLMPVRLPG, from the coding sequence ATGAAGATCCGCGTCGAGCGCGACGGCCTGGCCGACGCCGTCGCCTGGGTCGCCCGCAGCCTGCCGTCCAGGCCGCCTGTGGCGGTGCTCGGCGGCATCCTGCTCGACGCCGGGGCGGAGGACGGCTCCGGCGAGGCGCTGACCGTCTCCGGCTTCGACTACGAGGTGTCCGCCCAGTGCGGCGTCCCGGCCACGATCGCCGACGGCGGCAAGGCGCTCGTCAGCGGACGGCTGCTGGCCGACATCACCAAGGCGCTGCCGAACCACCCGGTCGAGATCGCGGTCGACGGCTCCCGGATGACGATCTCCTGCGGCAGCGCCCGGTTCAGCCTGCCGACCATGCCGGTCGAGGACTACCCGCAGCTGCCGTCCATGCCGCAGCTCGCCGGCGAGCTTCCCGGCGAGCTCTTCGCCGAGGCCGTCACCCAGGTCGCCGTCGCGGCGGGCAAGGACGACACGCTGCCGATGCTGACCGGCGTCCGGCTGGAGATCGGCGAGGGCAAGGTGACCCTGGTCGCCACCGACCGCTTCCGGCTCGCCATGCGCGAGTTCCCGTGGGAGCCGAACGAGTCCCTCGGCGAGGTCGCCGTGCTCGTGCCGGCCAAGACCCTCAACGACTCCGCGAAGACGCTCGGCGCGTCCGGCGCGAAGGTCGAGCTGTCCCTCGCCGCGAACGACGGCCTGCTCGGCCTGTCCGGCACGGGCCGCCGCACGACCACCCGCCTGCTCGACGCCGACTTCCCCAAGTACCGCCAGCTGCTGCCCACCGAGCACTCGGCCGCCGCGATCATCGAGGTCGACGCGCTGGTGCAGGCGATCAAGCGCGTGTCGCTGGTCGCCGAACGCGGCACGCAGGTCCGGCTGGAGTTCGTGGACAGCGGCCTGCGCCTGTCCGCCGGCGGCGACGACGAGGGCAGCGCCGAGGAGGAGCTGCCGGTCGACTACACCGGCGACGCGGTCACCATCGCGTTCAACCCGACCTACCTCCTCGAAGGGCTCCAGGCCGTCCGCACGCCGCGGGCGCACTTGTCCTTCACCACACCCAGTCGGCCCGCACTGCTCAAGCCGGTGGACGAGGATGGGAACGTGGCGCCGGGCTACCTCTACCTGCTGATGCCCGTGCGCCTGCCCGGCTGA